A section of the Carya illinoinensis cultivar Pawnee chromosome 12, C.illinoinensisPawnee_v1, whole genome shotgun sequence genome encodes:
- the LOC122289778 gene encoding SNARE-interacting protein KEULE-like isoform X1 translates to MSMSDSDSSSNSGEYKNFRQVSRDRLLHEMLQSTKTGDSKSTWKVLIMDKLTVKVMSYSCKMADITDEGVSLVEDIYRRRQPLPSMDAIYFIQPSKENVIMFLSDMSGRTPLYRKAFVFFSSPISRELVNHIKKDTTVLPRIVALKEMNLEYFAIDSQGFITNNEKALEELFGDEENNRKGVVCLNVMANRIATVFASLREFPNVRYRAAKSLDATTMTTFHDLIPTKLAAGVWDCLMKYKSLPNFPKTETCELLILDRSVDQIAPIIHEWTYDAMCHDLLNLEGNKYVHEVPSKTGGPPEKKEVLLEDHDPVWLELRHAHIADASERLHEKMTNFISKNKAAQIQHGSRDRGEFSTRELQKMVQALPQYSEQIDKLSLHVEIAGKINRTIRESGLRELGQLEQDLVFGDAGMKDVIKFLTTKEDTTHENKLRLLMILAAIYPEKFVGEKGLNIMKLAKLPPEDVNAVHTLRVLGGSSDTKKSSTGAFSLKFDIHKKKRAARKERTGEEEKWQLSRFYPMIEELIEKLSKGELSKDDYPCLNDPSQNFHGTSHNATVNQASAAHSMRSKRTPTWARPRNSDDGYSSDSILRHASSDFKKMGQRIFVFIIGGATRSELRVCHKLTTKLKREVVLGSSSLDDPPQFITKLKMLTTDEISLDDIQI, encoded by the exons ATGTCGATGTCCGATTCAGATTCCTCGTCGAATAGCGGCGAGTACAAGAATTTCAGACAAGTCAGCCGTGATC GATTATTGCATGAAATGCTACAGTCAACCAAAACAGGGGATTCGAAATCAACTTGGAAG GTACTTATCATGGACAAACTCACTGTCAAGGTAATGTCTTACTCGTGCAAGATGGCTGATATCACAGACGAAGGTGTTTCAT TGGTTGAAGACATATACAGGCGGAGGCAGCCATTACCCTCTATGGATGCCATATACTTCATCCAGCCATCCAAAGAGAA TGTTATAATGTTCTTGTCAGATATGTCTGGAAGAACGCCACTGTACAGGAA GGCATTTGTTTTCTTCAGTTCTCCTATTTCAAGAGAACTGGTTAATCACATCAAGAAGGATACAACTGTTTTACCTCGTATAGTTGCATTGAAAGAG ATGAATTTGGAGTACTTTGCCATAGACAGCCAG GGTTTTATCACCAATAACGAGAAGGCTTTAGAGGAACTTTTTGGAGATGAAGAGAATAATCGGAAAGGTGTTGTGTGTTTGAATGTGATGGCTAACCGCATTGCTACAGTTTTTGCTTCGTTAAGG GAATTTCCTAACGTGCGTTAtcgtgctgccaagtctcttgACGCAACTACAATGACAACCTTCCACGATCTAATTCCTACCAAGCTTGCTGCTGGTGTTTGGGACTGTCTTATGAAATATAAATCACTTCCTAACTTTCCCAAGACAGAAACATGCGAGTTGCTCATTCTTGACAGATCTGTAGATCAG ATTGCTCCTATCATTCATGAATGGACATACGATGCCATGTGCCATGATTTACTGAATTTGGAAGGAAATAAATATGTGCATGAG GTTCCTAGCAAAACCGGAGGTCCACCTGAGAAAAAAGAGGTTCTTTTGGAGGATCACGATCCTGTCTGGCTTGAGCTTCGACATGCACATATAGCAGAT GCTAGTGAGAGGTTGCATGAGAAGATGACCAATTTCATTTCAAAGAATAAAGCTGCACAGATCCAGCATGGTTCAAG GGATAGAGGTGAATTTTCTACACGGGAATTGCAAAAGATGGTTCAAGCATTACCACAGTATAGTGAACAAATTGACAAGCTCTCGCTCCATGTAGAG ATTGCAGGAAAAATCAACAGAACTATCAGGGAATCTGGGCTTCGGGAACTCGGGCAGCTGGAGCAGGATCTAGTTTTTGGAGATGCAGGAATGAAAGATGTAATCAAATTCTTGACCACAAAAGAG GATACAACTCATGAAAATAAGTTGCGCTTGTTGATGATTCTTGCAGCTATTTATCCTGAGAAATTTGTGGGTGAGAAGGGTCTCAATATAATGAAG TTAGCAAAGTTACCACCTGAAGATGTGAATGCCGTTCATACTCTGAGGGTACTGGGTGGATCCTCTGATACCAAAAAAAGCTCAACTGGAGCTTTCTCTTTGAAGTTCGATATTCACAAG AAGAAACGTGCAGCTAGGAAAGAGCGTACTggtgaagaagaaaaatggcAGCTATCACGCTTTTACCCTATGATTGAG GAACTCATTGAAAAGCTTAGCAAAGGTGAACTGTCAAAAGATGATTACCCATGTTTGAATGATCCAAGTCAAAATTTTCATGGGACGTCTCACAATGCAACAGTAAATCAAGCTTCAGCTGCTCATTCAATGAGATCAAAGAGGACACCTACATGGGCTCGGCCTCGGAACTCTGATGATGGTTATTCAAG TGATTCAATACTAAGACATGCATCTAGTGATTTTAAGAAGATGGGCCAACGGATATTTGTATTTATCATTGGTGGGGCTACTAGATCTGAG CTTAGGGTTTGCCACAAGCTTACAACTAAATTGAAGAGGGAAGTTGTTTTAGGCTCATCAAGTCTTGATGATCCTCCACAATTTATTACG AAATTGAAGATGTTGACGACAGATGAAATCTCATTAGATGATATTCAGATCTAA
- the LOC122289778 gene encoding SNARE-interacting protein KEULE-like isoform X2 → MSMSDSDSSSNSGEYKNFRQVSRDRLLHEMLQSTKTGDSKSTWKVLIMDKLTVKVMSYSCKMADITDEGVSLVEDIYRRRQPLPSMDAIYFIQPSKENVIMFLSDMSGRTPLYRKAFVFFSSPISRELVNHIKKDTTVLPRIVALKEGFITNNEKALEELFGDEENNRKGVVCLNVMANRIATVFASLREFPNVRYRAAKSLDATTMTTFHDLIPTKLAAGVWDCLMKYKSLPNFPKTETCELLILDRSVDQIAPIIHEWTYDAMCHDLLNLEGNKYVHEVPSKTGGPPEKKEVLLEDHDPVWLELRHAHIADASERLHEKMTNFISKNKAAQIQHGSRDRGEFSTRELQKMVQALPQYSEQIDKLSLHVEIAGKINRTIRESGLRELGQLEQDLVFGDAGMKDVIKFLTTKEDTTHENKLRLLMILAAIYPEKFVGEKGLNIMKLAKLPPEDVNAVHTLRVLGGSSDTKKSSTGAFSLKFDIHKKKRAARKERTGEEEKWQLSRFYPMIEELIEKLSKGELSKDDYPCLNDPSQNFHGTSHNATVNQASAAHSMRSKRTPTWARPRNSDDGYSSDSILRHASSDFKKMGQRIFVFIIGGATRSELRVCHKLTTKLKREVVLGSSSLDDPPQFITKLKMLTTDEISLDDIQI, encoded by the exons ATGTCGATGTCCGATTCAGATTCCTCGTCGAATAGCGGCGAGTACAAGAATTTCAGACAAGTCAGCCGTGATC GATTATTGCATGAAATGCTACAGTCAACCAAAACAGGGGATTCGAAATCAACTTGGAAG GTACTTATCATGGACAAACTCACTGTCAAGGTAATGTCTTACTCGTGCAAGATGGCTGATATCACAGACGAAGGTGTTTCAT TGGTTGAAGACATATACAGGCGGAGGCAGCCATTACCCTCTATGGATGCCATATACTTCATCCAGCCATCCAAAGAGAA TGTTATAATGTTCTTGTCAGATATGTCTGGAAGAACGCCACTGTACAGGAA GGCATTTGTTTTCTTCAGTTCTCCTATTTCAAGAGAACTGGTTAATCACATCAAGAAGGATACAACTGTTTTACCTCGTATAGTTGCATTGAAAGAG GGTTTTATCACCAATAACGAGAAGGCTTTAGAGGAACTTTTTGGAGATGAAGAGAATAATCGGAAAGGTGTTGTGTGTTTGAATGTGATGGCTAACCGCATTGCTACAGTTTTTGCTTCGTTAAGG GAATTTCCTAACGTGCGTTAtcgtgctgccaagtctcttgACGCAACTACAATGACAACCTTCCACGATCTAATTCCTACCAAGCTTGCTGCTGGTGTTTGGGACTGTCTTATGAAATATAAATCACTTCCTAACTTTCCCAAGACAGAAACATGCGAGTTGCTCATTCTTGACAGATCTGTAGATCAG ATTGCTCCTATCATTCATGAATGGACATACGATGCCATGTGCCATGATTTACTGAATTTGGAAGGAAATAAATATGTGCATGAG GTTCCTAGCAAAACCGGAGGTCCACCTGAGAAAAAAGAGGTTCTTTTGGAGGATCACGATCCTGTCTGGCTTGAGCTTCGACATGCACATATAGCAGAT GCTAGTGAGAGGTTGCATGAGAAGATGACCAATTTCATTTCAAAGAATAAAGCTGCACAGATCCAGCATGGTTCAAG GGATAGAGGTGAATTTTCTACACGGGAATTGCAAAAGATGGTTCAAGCATTACCACAGTATAGTGAACAAATTGACAAGCTCTCGCTCCATGTAGAG ATTGCAGGAAAAATCAACAGAACTATCAGGGAATCTGGGCTTCGGGAACTCGGGCAGCTGGAGCAGGATCTAGTTTTTGGAGATGCAGGAATGAAAGATGTAATCAAATTCTTGACCACAAAAGAG GATACAACTCATGAAAATAAGTTGCGCTTGTTGATGATTCTTGCAGCTATTTATCCTGAGAAATTTGTGGGTGAGAAGGGTCTCAATATAATGAAG TTAGCAAAGTTACCACCTGAAGATGTGAATGCCGTTCATACTCTGAGGGTACTGGGTGGATCCTCTGATACCAAAAAAAGCTCAACTGGAGCTTTCTCTTTGAAGTTCGATATTCACAAG AAGAAACGTGCAGCTAGGAAAGAGCGTACTggtgaagaagaaaaatggcAGCTATCACGCTTTTACCCTATGATTGAG GAACTCATTGAAAAGCTTAGCAAAGGTGAACTGTCAAAAGATGATTACCCATGTTTGAATGATCCAAGTCAAAATTTTCATGGGACGTCTCACAATGCAACAGTAAATCAAGCTTCAGCTGCTCATTCAATGAGATCAAAGAGGACACCTACATGGGCTCGGCCTCGGAACTCTGATGATGGTTATTCAAG TGATTCAATACTAAGACATGCATCTAGTGATTTTAAGAAGATGGGCCAACGGATATTTGTATTTATCATTGGTGGGGCTACTAGATCTGAG CTTAGGGTTTGCCACAAGCTTACAACTAAATTGAAGAGGGAAGTTGTTTTAGGCTCATCAAGTCTTGATGATCCTCCACAATTTATTACG AAATTGAAGATGTTGACGACAGATGAAATCTCATTAGATGATATTCAGATCTAA